A single window of Undibacterium sp. 5I1 DNA harbors:
- a CDS encoding DNA-binding protein produces the protein MDDFVSEKKLIAEIDQLRTQFTETQDLYREVCALLFFRYSITPTANKLYQLVRRGSMSAPADALSKFWSNLRDKSRVRIEHPDLPESLKTATADLVATIWSNAQEEAQSSLASYRAVSDEAVLVAKVSQEAVGKALEIAELGKQHLSEELSRALELNLNLQQQLTTTNSIKAGLELQILEFKADASAQQARLKELTQDFTQELEKQRHALQLAEERFRSSETRALLEIDRERVQSTKLQKEIEQSRLSTSELNDRYQHELRSLQLIIGEYRQQIGSLQGNLEAITQSRDSSHKELETLRIRMEELQASLIFVKSESESRLKQLAEIRNSEKTAATKQTRKNRKSDLAS, from the coding sequence ATGGATGATTTTGTCAGTGAAAAGAAACTCATCGCTGAAATTGATCAGCTGCGCACACAGTTCACTGAGACGCAGGATTTATATCGCGAAGTCTGTGCTTTATTATTCTTTCGTTACAGCATTACACCCACGGCTAATAAGCTGTATCAGTTGGTTCGTAGGGGTAGTATGTCGGCGCCAGCCGATGCGCTTTCAAAGTTTTGGAGTAATTTAAGAGATAAAAGTAGAGTGCGAATTGAGCATCCAGATCTTCCAGAGTCCTTAAAAACAGCAACAGCAGACTTGGTAGCTACTATATGGAGTAACGCTCAAGAGGAAGCGCAAAGCTCACTGGCTTCCTACCGAGCAGTATCCGACGAGGCAGTTTTGGTTGCAAAAGTATCCCAAGAAGCCGTAGGTAAAGCCTTGGAAATTGCTGAGTTAGGTAAGCAACATTTATCTGAAGAGTTAAGCCGTGCGCTGGAACTTAATCTCAACCTGCAACAACAATTGACAACTACAAACTCTATAAAAGCCGGCTTAGAGTTGCAAATTCTCGAATTTAAGGCTGACGCAAGTGCACAGCAAGCGCGACTCAAAGAGCTAACACAAGACTTTACCCAAGAATTAGAAAAACAGCGTCATGCATTGCAACTAGCTGAAGAGCGATTCCGGTCATCAGAAACACGTGCCTTACTGGAAATTGACCGAGAACGAGTCCAGTCGACCAAGTTGCAAAAAGAAATCGAACAATCAAGATTGTCTACGTCAGAGTTAAATGACCGATACCAGCACGAATTGCGTAGCCTACAGTTAATTATCGGCGAATATCGGCAACAGATTGGAAGCCTGCAAGGAAATCTTGAAGCTATCACTCAAAGTCGTGATTCTAGTCACAAGGAACTAGAGACCTTGCGAATAAGAATGGAGGAACTCCAGGCATCCTTGATTTTTGTGAAATCGGAATCCGAAAGTCGGCTGAAGCAATTAGCTGAAATACGTAACAGTGAAAAAACAGCCGCTACTAAACAAACTCGAAAAAATAGAAAATCTGACCTAGCTAGTTAG
- a CDS encoding FeoA family protein, whose product MSSLLATPSNSTTLDKLQVGDSALVTEVSENIIVSAKSSFDVVRRLKELGFVKGESVKILHRGYFGGEPLAVRIGQSTFALRRFEAALIGVAKAGIA is encoded by the coding sequence ATGAGCAGTTTGTTGGCTACACCGTCTAACTCCACAACCTTGGATAAGCTTCAGGTTGGCGATTCTGCTTTAGTGACTGAAGTTTCTGAAAATATCATTGTCAGCGCAAAATCTAGTTTTGATGTGGTTCGTCGCTTGAAGGAATTGGGCTTTGTCAAGGGCGAATCAGTAAAGATTTTACACAGGGGTTATTTTGGTGGTGAACCCTTAGCTGTTCGTATCGGGCAATCTACTTTTGCCTTGCGCCGTTTTGAAGCCGCATTAATTGGTGTTGCGAAGGCTGGAATTGCTTAA
- the feoB gene encoding ferrous iron transporter B, with translation MSHAEFVVELLAPRIALVGNPNCGKTALFNRLTGARQKVANYAGVTIERKEGKFRSPTGRTWHVLDLPGTYSLHAITPDEKITQDVITGQRADEAIPDAVVCVVDATNLKRGLRVALELKNLGIPMILAVNMMDVARKRDIHIDIALLQTSLGIPVVETVAVTPDGIDLLLGKLEILAGTLKQSEVTSPTKSITALTPESIQTEANAILARCVSYDVSKDHHFSFKLDSFVLHPLIGPVIFAILMFLVFQAVFAWAQLPMDLIKSSVDATGAFVESHMQVGMLQGLLVKGVIGGAGSVLVFLPQIVILFFFILVMEDSGYLPRAAFLLDRVMGKVGLSGRAFIPLLSSFACAIPGIMATRTIQNPRDRLVTIMIAPLMTCSARLPVYTLIIAAFIPAKMLGGWLNLQGLVLFLLYLAGIVSAMLVAFVLKKKWGSSEQQPLMLELPDYRLPNSRNLMIGLWERIKIFVTRVGTIILALMILLWFLSSFPGAPENATQPPIYYSIAGILGRMLEVIFAPIGFNWQICIALVPGLAAREVAVAALGTVYALSQSGDDLSNSLQPLIAHSWSVPTALSLLAWYVFAPQCIATLSVVKRETNTWRYPLLMAAYLFGLAYFASFVTYNVAKLLMGA, from the coding sequence ATGAGTCATGCTGAATTTGTTGTCGAGTTGCTTGCACCACGCATCGCATTAGTTGGTAACCCTAATTGTGGGAAAACGGCATTATTCAATCGTTTAACTGGCGCACGGCAAAAAGTTGCTAATTATGCTGGCGTAACGATTGAGCGTAAAGAAGGTAAATTTCGCTCGCCAACTGGACGCACATGGCACGTGTTAGATTTGCCCGGCACATACAGTCTGCATGCCATCACCCCAGATGAAAAAATCACGCAAGATGTGATTACTGGTCAGCGCGCCGATGAGGCTATTCCCGATGCTGTCGTATGCGTTGTTGATGCGACAAATTTAAAGCGCGGACTACGTGTCGCTCTCGAACTAAAAAATCTTGGCATTCCGATGATTTTGGCGGTCAATATGATGGACGTTGCGAGAAAACGCGATATCCATATTGACATAGCTTTACTGCAAACCAGCTTGGGTATTCCAGTTGTTGAAACTGTTGCAGTTACCCCTGACGGCATTGATTTATTGCTTGGCAAGTTGGAAATCCTTGCTGGCACGCTCAAGCAATCTGAGGTCACTTCACCTACAAAATCGATTACTGCTTTAACACCCGAATCAATACAAACAGAAGCCAATGCCATACTGGCGCGCTGCGTTTCTTACGACGTCAGCAAAGATCATCACTTTAGTTTTAAGTTAGATAGCTTTGTCTTGCATCCATTAATTGGACCAGTGATTTTCGCAATCTTGATGTTTTTGGTTTTTCAGGCCGTATTTGCGTGGGCACAATTGCCAATGGACTTAATTAAATCCAGTGTGGACGCGACAGGCGCCTTTGTTGAGTCGCATATGCAAGTTGGCATGTTACAAGGTTTATTAGTCAAAGGTGTTATTGGCGGTGCTGGGAGTGTATTGGTATTCCTACCGCAAATTGTGATTCTGTTTTTCTTTATTCTTGTAATGGAAGACTCTGGCTATTTGCCTCGTGCAGCGTTCTTATTGGACAGAGTCATGGGTAAAGTCGGTTTGTCTGGGCGAGCTTTCATCCCCCTGTTATCTAGTTTTGCTTGTGCAATTCCGGGCATTATGGCGACACGCACAATACAAAACCCGCGTGACCGTTTGGTAACAATCATGATCGCACCGCTCATGACTTGTTCCGCACGGTTACCGGTTTATACCCTTATTATTGCAGCGTTTATTCCTGCCAAAATGCTCGGTGGCTGGCTTAATTTGCAAGGCTTAGTTCTATTTTTATTGTATTTGGCCGGCATCGTGTCTGCAATGTTAGTGGCTTTTGTACTCAAGAAAAAATGGGGCTCATCGGAGCAGCAGCCTTTGATGTTGGAACTACCGGATTATCGCTTACCTAACTCCAGAAATTTAATGATTGGCCTTTGGGAGCGCATTAAGATTTTTGTCACCCGGGTTGGGACGATTATCTTGGCATTGATGATTCTGCTATGGTTTTTGAGCAGTTTTCCTGGTGCTCCAGAAAATGCAACTCAGCCGCCTATTTATTACAGCATTGCCGGCATACTGGGGCGCATGCTTGAAGTCATATTCGCACCAATCGGATTTAACTGGCAAATTTGCATCGCTCTTGTTCCAGGATTAGCAGCCCGTGAAGTCGCTGTTGCCGCACTAGGAACGGTCTACGCGTTATCACAATCTGGCGATGACTTATCGAATAGTCTTCAGCCCTTGATCGCGCATTCTTGGAGTGTACCAACTGCCCTATCGTTGTTAGCCTGGTATGTATTTGCCCCTCAATGTATTGCAACACTCAGCGTTGTAAAGCGTGAAACTAATACTTGGCGCTATCCTTTACTAATGGCGGCTTATCTATTTGGTCTGGCTTACTTTGCCTCATTTGTCACTTACAACGTCGCTAAACTATTGATGGGAGCGTAA
- a CDS encoding ABC-F family ATPase — protein sequence MLSTANITMQFGPKPLFENITVKFGDGNRYGLIGANGCGKSTFMKILGGDLEQSSGTVMLDQNERLGKLRQDQFAFEDMRVLDVVMMGHTEMWAAMAERDAIYANPEATDDDYMKAADLEAKFAEYDGYTAEPRAGELLLGAGIPTDQHQGLMSGIAPGWKLRVLLAQALFSNPDILLLDEPTNNLDINTIRWLEDTLNDRNSTMIIISHDRHFLNQVCTHMADMDYGTLKVYPGNYDEYMFASSQARAQQMSNNAKAKEKVAELQDFVRRFSANKSKARQATSRAKQIDKIKIEDFKPSSRQNPFVRFDGEKKLHRLAVEVQGLSKSYDKTLFSKLDLMVEAGERIAIIGANGIGKTTLLRCIGGEEICKLSADRGLVKWAENANVGYMPQDPTEEFSEDKNLTDWISRWTQEGDDDQAVRSILGRLLFGGDDVKKSVKVLSGGEKGRMMYGKLMLGRHNVLLMDEPTNHMDMESIESLNIALEKYAGTLIFVSHDREFVSSLANRILEIKESEIIDFRGTYEEYLSSQGIE from the coding sequence ATGCTTTCTACCGCAAATATTACGATGCAGTTTGGCCCTAAGCCGCTGTTTGAAAACATTACTGTCAAGTTTGGCGACGGTAACCGCTATGGCTTAATTGGTGCCAATGGCTGTGGCAAATCCACCTTTATGAAAATTCTTGGTGGCGACTTAGAGCAGTCCAGCGGCACCGTGATGCTAGATCAGAACGAACGTCTCGGTAAATTGCGGCAAGATCAATTTGCTTTTGAAGATATGCGGGTGTTGGACGTTGTCATGATGGGGCACACAGAGATGTGGGCAGCGATGGCTGAACGCGATGCGATCTATGCTAACCCAGAGGCAACTGACGACGACTACATGAAAGCCGCCGATCTGGAAGCAAAATTCGCCGAATATGATGGTTACACAGCGGAACCAAGAGCAGGTGAGTTGTTGTTGGGTGCGGGTATTCCGACTGATCAGCATCAGGGTTTGATGAGTGGAATCGCGCCAGGTTGGAAACTGCGGGTGTTATTGGCACAAGCATTGTTTTCTAATCCTGATATTTTGCTGCTGGATGAGCCAACGAATAACTTGGACATCAATACTATTCGCTGGTTAGAAGATACGCTGAATGATCGTAACTCGACCATGATCATTATTTCACATGATCGACATTTCTTGAATCAAGTTTGTACCCATATGGCAGATATGGATTATGGAACTTTGAAGGTATATCCAGGCAATTATGATGAGTATATGTTTGCGTCCTCGCAAGCACGTGCCCAGCAGATGTCGAACAATGCGAAGGCGAAAGAGAAGGTCGCAGAATTACAAGATTTTGTACGCCGTTTCTCAGCGAACAAATCAAAAGCGCGCCAGGCAACTTCGCGGGCAAAACAGATCGACAAGATTAAAATTGAAGACTTTAAGCCATCAAGTCGCCAGAATCCTTTTGTCCGGTTTGACGGCGAAAAGAAATTGCATCGGTTGGCAGTGGAAGTTCAGGGCTTGTCTAAGTCCTATGACAAAACCTTGTTTAGCAAGCTTGATTTGATGGTAGAAGCAGGCGAACGCATTGCGATTATTGGCGCTAATGGTATCGGTAAGACGACTTTATTGCGTTGCATCGGTGGCGAAGAAATTTGCAAACTGAGTGCAGATCGAGGTTTGGTGAAATGGGCGGAAAATGCCAATGTCGGCTACATGCCACAAGATCCGACAGAGGAATTTTCTGAGGATAAAAATCTGACGGATTGGATAAGTCGCTGGACCCAAGAAGGCGATGATGATCAGGCAGTGAGATCAATATTAGGGCGTTTGCTGTTTGGCGGCGACGACGTTAAAAAATCAGTCAAAGTATTGTCCGGTGGTGAAAAAGGCCGCATGATGTACGGCAAGTTAATGCTTGGCCGTCATAACGTCTTATTGATGGATGAGCCGACTAATCATATGGATATGGAGTCGATCGAATCTTTAAATATCGCGCTCGAAAAATATGCCGGCACACTGATTTTTGTATCGCATGACCGTGAGTTTGTGTCCTCGCTGGCAAACCGAATTTTAGAAATCAAAGAAAGTGAAATCATCGATTTCCGTGGTACATATGAAGAATATTTGAGCAGTCAAGGTATTGAGTAA
- a CDS encoding class I SAM-dependent methyltransferase: protein MSDLPVISWTENDQVHTARWHSESGSPAPKRVQIADDRMTADTAYRLACEGTALLWRGDFQNARQLLQALARRIDKKPAKSRKAEKAPATMTEAFHLHRQAQSQRARVLAMLLLPFNADYSIPLRRAPDLRQACAEAYGVVDANSTPFIASLRELLGLTGAHEWRKNGVEIEVLNNRIHPHYGVFSPVRGEYLDLIAKAPLPSTELAFDIGTGTGVIAALLAQRGIKRIIATDQDERALSCARENIQRLGSDQQVEIIKADLFPAGRAPLIVCNPPWVPARPNSPIEYAVYDPDSRMLRGFLSGVADHLEAKGEAWLILSDLAEHLGLRTSAELWSWMDAGGLEVVGKMDIKPRHGKATDSEDPLHGARSKEVTSLWRLRVK from the coding sequence ATGAGCGATCTCCCTGTCATTAGCTGGACCGAAAACGACCAAGTGCATACCGCTCGTTGGCATTCTGAAAGTGGATCACCAGCGCCTAAACGTGTGCAAATCGCTGATGACCGCATGACTGCCGACACCGCGTACCGTCTTGCTTGTGAAGGCACTGCCTTGTTATGGCGTGGCGACTTTCAAAATGCACGCCAGCTACTACAAGCATTGGCCAGACGGATCGATAAAAAGCCAGCTAAATCACGCAAAGCTGAGAAAGCTCCGGCAACGATGACAGAGGCTTTCCATTTGCACCGTCAGGCCCAATCACAGCGTGCCCGTGTGTTGGCAATGCTGTTATTGCCGTTTAATGCCGACTACAGCATTCCCCTCCGCCGTGCCCCTGATCTGCGCCAAGCCTGCGCTGAGGCTTATGGTGTCGTTGATGCAAACAGCACGCCTTTCATCGCGTCGCTTAGAGAATTATTAGGACTGACAGGCGCGCATGAGTGGCGTAAAAACGGCGTAGAAATCGAGGTGCTGAACAACCGCATTCACCCACATTACGGCGTGTTCTCACCTGTTCGTGGCGAATATTTGGATCTGATCGCCAAAGCGCCATTGCCATCAACCGAACTGGCGTTTGATATTGGTACCGGCACCGGCGTCATTGCTGCTTTGCTCGCACAACGCGGCATCAAGCGCATTATCGCCACCGATCAGGATGAGCGTGCATTAAGCTGCGCTCGTGAGAATATTCAGCGATTAGGGAGCGACCAGCAAGTTGAGATCATTAAGGCAGATTTATTTCCGGCAGGCCGCGCGCCGCTGATAGTCTGCAACCCACCGTGGGTTCCTGCCCGCCCCAACTCGCCGATTGAATATGCAGTCTACGACCCAGATAGCCGCATGTTGCGTGGATTTTTATCCGGCGTTGCGGATCATTTAGAAGCCAAAGGCGAGGCCTGGCTTATTCTGTCCGATCTGGCAGAACATCTGGGCTTGCGCACATCGGCAGAATTATGGTCGTGGATGGATGCGGGCGGTTTAGAAGTCGTTGGAAAAATGGATATCAAACCACGGCATGGCAAAGCGACCGATAGCGAGGATCCTTTGCATGGCGCCAGATCAAAAGAAGTGACTTCTTTGTGGCGCTTGAGGGTGAAGTAA
- a CDS encoding GNAT family N-acetyltransferase: protein MPNNVVIRAACLADRPRVHEIASVAMREFGLEPDFDHLDRDLGQLGVLSQTTITQLVAELDGEIVGSLILSRKSERVLKLSAFYVDSATRGKGIGKILLQNAVVIAKQTSYTSIYLETWTTMFAAVHLYKSMGWQIEGKLDPSTGAEWSYVLELN from the coding sequence ATGCCGAACAATGTAGTTATAAGAGCAGCGTGCCTGGCTGACCGCCCTAGGGTGCATGAGATTGCCAGCGTTGCTATGCGTGAATTTGGTCTGGAGCCAGATTTTGATCATTTAGACCGAGACTTAGGGCAATTGGGCGTACTTAGCCAAACGACTATTACACAATTGGTTGCGGAGTTAGATGGAGAAATCGTCGGTTCATTAATACTCTCTCGCAAAAGTGAACGTGTCCTTAAACTCTCTGCCTTTTATGTGGATTCTGCTACCAGAGGGAAGGGCATTGGCAAAATTTTGCTTCAAAACGCAGTCGTGATCGCTAAGCAAACAAGCTATACCAGCATTTATTTAGAGACATGGACAACGATGTTTGCGGCTGTTCATCTCTATAAATCAATGGGGTGGCAGATCGAGGGAAAACTTGACCCAAGCACCGGGGCTGAATGGTCTTATGTGCTTGAATTAAATTGA
- a CDS encoding YceI family protein, giving the protein MPLLLLRHLSGRYVSIIFLLLWLVIPNAHAIDRYQIDPEHTFSVFEYNHWGLSLQRGRFDKNTGTIELDTANKTGSVQFEIDTASVSTGTALFDTSLRSPSFFDAMQFPKIAFKSNALRFDDAGKLTGIDGDLTIKGITKPAKFELTQFNCRFMVIYLRSACGANGYTKILRSDFNVGRYVPFVSDEVTLYFSVEAIKE; this is encoded by the coding sequence ATGCCGCTTTTGCTTTTGCGTCATCTATCTGGCCGTTACGTCTCGATAATATTTCTGCTGTTATGGCTTGTTATTCCAAATGCCCACGCCATTGATCGCTATCAAATCGATCCTGAGCATACTTTCTCCGTATTTGAATACAATCACTGGGGCTTGTCTTTGCAACGTGGGCGGTTCGACAAGAATACCGGCACGATTGAGCTAGATACTGCCAATAAAACTGGCTCGGTTCAATTTGAGATCGACACTGCCTCGGTCAGTACCGGCACTGCGCTGTTCGACACCAGCTTACGCTCACCTAGTTTTTTTGATGCGATGCAATTCCCAAAAATCGCTTTTAAATCAAACGCCTTACGATTTGACGATGCTGGAAAACTCACCGGCATCGATGGTGATTTAACCATCAAAGGTATCACTAAGCCTGCTAAGTTCGAGCTGACGCAATTCAATTGCCGCTTTATGGTGATCTATTTACGATCGGCATGTGGCGCCAATGGTTACACCAAAATCCTGCGCAGTGATTTTAATGTTGGACGATATGTGCCATTTGTGAGCGATGAAGTGACTTTGTATTTCAGCGTTGAGGCAATTAAAGAGTAA
- a CDS encoding bifunctional riboflavin kinase/FAD synthetase: MKVFRGLPNAASRAPCALAIGNFDGVHLGHQVLLSHLRAAATRLNVEAAVMTFEPHPRAFFAQLSGDISKAPSRIANLRDNMLSLQEAGIDRVIVEHFNAHFAALSPQDFIEKILVQGLHVKWLMVGEDFRYGAKRAGDIDMLIAAGKRFGFEVETLPAVQHKGERISSSAVRAALAAGNFVESEHLLGRPYRISGHVVHGQKLGRTIGFPTLNLQIAHHRPALQGIFIVQVHGLSVQALPAVASLGVRPTVDDSGRVLLETHVFDYSGNAYGKVVQIEFLQKLRDEEKYIDLATLTEAIERDAEQARAYFRNRATGAISATDRI, encoded by the coding sequence ATGAAGGTATTTCGCGGACTTCCCAACGCTGCCTCGCGTGCGCCCTGCGCACTGGCAATAGGCAACTTTGATGGCGTGCATCTTGGACATCAGGTTTTACTGTCCCACTTGCGCGCCGCCGCTACACGCTTGAACGTTGAAGCTGCGGTCATGACGTTTGAACCACATCCACGGGCATTTTTTGCGCAATTGTCTGGCGATATCAGTAAAGCACCTAGCCGCATTGCCAATCTGCGTGACAATATGCTGTCGCTGCAAGAAGCTGGCATCGACCGTGTGATCGTGGAGCATTTCAATGCGCATTTTGCTGCGCTGTCACCACAAGATTTTATTGAAAAAATTCTGGTGCAAGGCTTGCACGTGAAATGGTTAATGGTTGGCGAAGATTTTCGGTACGGTGCCAAACGCGCCGGCGATATCGACATGCTGATCGCAGCTGGCAAACGATTTGGCTTTGAGGTCGAAACACTGCCTGCGGTACAACACAAAGGCGAGCGTATATCTTCATCGGCTGTGCGCGCTGCGCTGGCGGCAGGTAACTTTGTCGAATCCGAACATTTACTTGGGCGCCCTTATCGTATCTCTGGCCATGTAGTACATGGTCAAAAGTTAGGACGCACTATCGGTTTCCCTACATTGAACTTACAAATCGCGCATCATCGTCCTGCTTTGCAAGGCATCTTTATCGTACAAGTGCATGGTTTATCCGTGCAAGCTTTGCCTGCCGTCGCTAGCCTGGGCGTAAGACCAACGGTAGATGATAGTGGCCGCGTGCTGCTAGAGACACATGTATTTGATTACAGCGGCAATGCCTATGGCAAAGTGGTCCAGATAGAGTTTTTACAGAAGCTGCGTGATGAAGAAAAATACATCGATCTGGCAACCCTGACCGAAGCGATTGAGCGCGATGCCGAACAGGCCAGAGCGTATTTTCGTAATCGTGCCACGGGTGCGATATCTGCTACTGACCGAATTTGA